One stretch of Pseudomonas fluorescens Q2-87 DNA includes these proteins:
- the pabC gene encoding aminodeoxychorismate lyase has protein sequence MESWVDGQPADVLSLKDRGLAYGDGLFETILVRNGKPVLLDSHLHRLALGCRRFEINVDWVVLKGELQAYAQHLGDGVLKLIVTRGDSLRGYAADPSAPARRILQGSPPAKYPVAHAEQGVSLFPCAVRLSEQPLLAGLKHLNRLEQVLARAEWTDAQYAEGLMLDTSGRVIEGVFSNLFLVRDGVLITADLSRCGVAGVMRGQLLFQAESHGIATHITDIGLEQLHQADEVFVCNSVYGVWPVLACGSARWSAGPLTRKLQTLARALLDA, from the coding sequence ATGGAAAGCTGGGTCGACGGTCAGCCAGCCGACGTTCTGTCGCTGAAAGATCGCGGCCTGGCTTATGGCGATGGATTGTTTGAAACGATCCTCGTGCGCAATGGTAAGCCCGTTCTGCTGGATTCTCACCTGCACCGCCTGGCGCTGGGTTGCCGGCGCTTCGAAATCAATGTCGATTGGGTCGTGCTGAAGGGCGAGCTGCAGGCCTATGCGCAACATCTTGGCGACGGCGTGCTGAAACTGATCGTCACCCGGGGCGACAGCCTGCGCGGATATGCCGCTGATCCATCAGCCCCGGCCCGACGCATCCTGCAGGGCAGCCCTCCGGCGAAGTATCCTGTTGCTCACGCCGAGCAAGGCGTAAGCCTGTTTCCCTGCGCCGTGCGCCTGTCCGAGCAGCCCTTGCTCGCCGGCCTCAAGCACCTCAATCGCCTGGAGCAGGTGCTGGCCCGTGCCGAATGGACGGATGCGCAATACGCCGAAGGCTTGATGCTGGACACGTCCGGACGGGTGATCGAAGGCGTATTCAGCAACCTGTTTTTGGTGCGCGACGGCGTGTTGATCACGGCGGACCTGAGCCGCTGCGGCGTGGCCGGCGTGATGCGTGGGCAATTATTGTTTCAAGCCGAGTCCCATGGCATCGCCACGCACATCACCGACATTGGCCTCGAGCAGTTGCATCAGGCTGATGAAGTCTTTGTCTGCAACAGTGTCTATGGCGTGTGGCCAGTGCTCGCGTGTGGTTCGGCGCGCTGGTCGGCAGGGCCGCTCACCCGTAAACTGCAGACCCTTGCCCGCGCGCTATTGGATGCTTGA
- the fabF gene encoding beta-ketoacyl-ACP synthase II, with protein MSRRRVVVTGMGMLSPLGTDVPSSWQGILAGRSGIGLIEHTDLSAYSTRFGGSVKGFNVEEYLSVKEARKLDLFIQYGLAAGFQAVRNAGLEVTDANRERIGVAMGSGIGGLTNIEETSRTLHDSGPRRISPFFVPGSIINMISGFLSIHLGAQGPNYAIATACTTGTHCIGMAARNIMYDEADVMIAGGAEMAACGLGMGGFGASRALSTRNDEPARASRPWDKGRDGFVLSDGAGALVLEELEHAKARGATIYAELIGFGTSGDAYHMTSPPADGAGAARCIANALRDAKLNGEQVQYINAHGTSTPAGDLAEAQAIKTVFGEHAYKLAISSTKSMTGHLLGAAGAVEAIFSVLAINSQTAPPTINLDEPDEGCDLDFVPHTARSMDIDVVLSNSFGFGGTNGSLVFRRFAG; from the coding sequence GTGTCGCGTAGACGCGTCGTAGTCACCGGTATGGGTATGTTGTCGCCACTGGGCACGGATGTGCCGAGCAGCTGGCAGGGCATTCTGGCTGGCCGCAGTGGCATTGGTCTGATCGAACACACCGACCTTTCTGCCTATTCCACCCGTTTTGGCGGCTCGGTAAAGGGCTTCAATGTCGAGGAATACCTGTCGGTCAAGGAAGCTCGCAAGCTTGACCTGTTCATCCAGTACGGCCTGGCTGCCGGTTTCCAGGCAGTACGTAACGCGGGTCTGGAAGTCACCGACGCCAACCGTGAACGCATCGGCGTGGCCATGGGTTCGGGTATTGGCGGCTTGACCAATATCGAAGAAACCAGCCGCACACTGCACGATTCGGGGCCGCGGCGGATTTCTCCGTTCTTCGTGCCGGGCTCGATCATCAATATGATTTCCGGTTTCCTGTCCATCCACCTCGGTGCACAGGGGCCTAACTACGCCATTGCCACGGCTTGCACCACCGGGACCCACTGCATCGGCATGGCCGCGCGCAACATCATGTACGACGAAGCCGACGTGATGATCGCCGGTGGCGCCGAGATGGCAGCCTGCGGACTGGGCATGGGTGGCTTCGGCGCGTCCCGTGCGCTGTCGACCCGCAATGACGAGCCGGCCCGTGCGAGCCGACCATGGGACAAGGGACGCGATGGCTTCGTGCTGTCCGACGGCGCCGGTGCGTTGGTGCTCGAAGAGCTGGAGCACGCCAAGGCGCGCGGCGCGACCATCTATGCCGAGCTGATTGGCTTTGGCACCAGTGGCGACGCGTACCACATGACATCGCCTCCGGCCGATGGCGCCGGTGCTGCCCGTTGCATCGCCAATGCCTTGCGTGACGCGAAGCTCAATGGCGAGCAGGTGCAGTACATCAACGCCCATGGCACATCGACCCCGGCTGGCGACTTGGCCGAGGCCCAGGCGATCAAGACCGTGTTCGGCGAGCACGCCTATAAGCTGGCGATCAGCTCGACCAAGTCCATGACCGGTCACCTGCTGGGTGCGGCAGGGGCAGTCGAGGCGATCTTCAGCGTGCTGGCGATCAACAGCCAGACCGCGCCACCGACCATCAACCTCGATGAGCCGGACGAAGGCTGCGATCTGGACTTCGTGCCGCACACGGCCCGCAGCATGGACATCGACGTGGTGTTGTCCAATTCCTTCGGCTTCGGCGGGACCAACGGCTCGCTGGTGTTCCGCCGGTTCGCCGGTTGA